From the Nitrospirota bacterium genome, the window CTATAGGCTCAGGCACATCCCGTAATATCTCAACAGCCGTAGTCTCATAGTGTGCACCAGGGTTAGCCGCATTACTATACTGGTCAAGCATAATATACTGCGGATTGTCCTTTAACATCTCATGGGCTACTCTTATCGCCCCATTAGTTCCCTGGTCTCCAGGTGATAATACTATCTCCACACCAAATGCCTTCAGTATCTCCCGCCTCTCAAGGCTCATACTCTCAGGCATAACAGCAGTGAGCTTATACCCCTTTATCTTTGCAACCATACCAAGTGATATTCCCGTATTCCCGCTTGTGGGTTCAAGGAGTATCTTATCTTTGCTCAGGATTCCCGCGGCCTCAGCCTTCTCAACCATATACTTGGCAATCCTGTCCTTCACACTGCCTGTAGGATTAAAGCCTTCGAGCTTAGCATAAATCTTAACATCCTTATTAGGAGTCAGATTCCCCAATTCAACCAGCGGCGTGTTCCCTATAGTATCAATCAGATTTTTGTAAAGCATGTCTCCTGTCTTCACCCCCACCCTAACCCTCCCACCTCAAGGGGGAGGGAATATCTTAGGAACGTATCTTTATACTTCCTGTTTCTGACTTCTTGCTTCTTTCCTCTAACTTATGATTTCTATCT encodes:
- a CDS encoding cysteine synthase family protein, producing MLYKNLIDTIGNTPLVELGNLTPNKDVKIYAKLEGFNPTGSVKDRIAKYMVEKAEAAGILSKDKILLEPTSGNTGISLGMVAKIKGYKLTAVMPESMSLERREILKAFGVEIVLSPGDQGTNGAIRVAHEMLKDNPQYIMLDQYSNAANPGAHYETTAVEILRDVPEPIDYFVAGLGTGGTLMGAGQRLKEHNPNTQIIAVQPYPKSGLQGLRSLLDGYTPPILDIKKLDGNEFCKDEDAFRMVKELADKEGIFAGISSGAIMYHVIKLAKKMKSGVIVTLFPDGGWKYVSERLWTEDVKIISDKIQGPLW